The Thunnus maccoyii chromosome 9, fThuMac1.1, whole genome shotgun sequence genome includes a region encoding these proteins:
- the LOC121904037 gene encoding UDP-glucuronosyltransferase 2A2-like produces the protein MIQLRLVTLAALFCSLLSADGGKVLVFPVDGSHWVNMKVLIQELHSRGHNITVIRPENSWYIKAESHHYQSITLDVAPGFDVNNMNNFTARMLQLRREVHSSTSAFIKAGDEFMVMMDRVHKAVVDKLQKIFEDAKLMQFFQEAKYDVVLTDPFLGGGVLLAHRLGLPLVFNVRWTVMEDGHHTVAPSPLSYVPIPGSELTDRMSFWQRVKNVFFSLMVLNVQVIIKDSHYTPFVHRHFGPDVHYDELVQAADVWLMRTDFTFEFPRPTMPNVVYMGGFQCKPSKALSQDLEDFVQSSAEHGVIIMSLGTLVGNLPEDIAEHVAAAFAQLPQKVIWRHTGKRPSTLGNNTLLLDWLPQNDLLGHPKTRVFVAHGGTNGLQEAIYHGVPIVGIPLMFDQDDNLFRMRARGVAKVLDINTLHKDNFLEAVKEVLHQPSYRENMQELSRLHRDQPLKPLDRAMFWIEFVMRHKGAAHLKTDSYKMSWIQYHSIDVITLLLVSVTLMSLICILTVKCLWCKVFGKKKKTPK, from the coding sequence ATGATCCAGTTGAGACTGGTGACACTGGCTGCACTGTTCTGCTCTCTTCTTAGTGCTGATGGAGGGAAAGTCCTTGTTTTCCCTGTGGATGGAAGCCACTGGGTCAACATGAAAGTCCTCATCCAAGAGCTCCACTCCAGAGGTCACAACATCACAGTGATCCGGCCTGAAAACAGCTGGTATATCAAAGCAGAGTCCCATCACTACCAGTCAATCACCCTCGATGTTGCTCCTGGATTTGATGTGAACAACATGAATAATTTTACAGCAAGAATGCTGCAACTCCGGCGTGAGGTCCATAGTTCAACTTCAGCTTTCATCAAAGCTGGAGACGAATTTATGGTGATGATGGATCGTGTTCACAAAGCCGTGGTTGATAAATTGCAGAAGATTTTTGAGGATGCTAAACTGATGCAGTTCTTCCAAGAGGCCAAGTATGATGTTGTTCTGACTGACCCCTTCCTTGGCGGAGGGGTTCTTCTGGCTCATCGGTTGGGTCTGCCTCTGGTCTTCAATGTACGATGGACAGTCATGGAAGACGGACATCACACAGTTGCTCCCTCACCGCTCTCATACGTTCCCATACCAGGCAGTGAACTGACTGATAGGATGAGTTTTTGGCAaagggtgaaaaatgttttcttctcattaaTGGTACTTAATGTCCAGGTGATAATAAAAGACTCTCACTACACACCATTTGTCCACCGTCACTTCGGTCCTGATGTCCACTATGATGAGCTTGTTcaggcagcagatgtttggCTGATGAGAACTGACTTCACCTTTGAGTTCCCTCGTCCCACCATGCCCAATGTTGTCTACATGGGCGGGTTTCAGTGTAAACCCTCCAAAGCGCTTTCTCAAGATCTGGAGGACTTTGTCCAGAGCTCTGCAGAGCACGGTGTCATTATTATGAGCTTGGGGACCTTGGTGGGGAATCTCCCTGAGGATATAGCAGAACATGTGGCTGCTGCTTTTGCACAGTTGCCTCAGAAGGTCATCTGGAGGCATACCGGGAAGAGACCGTCCACCCTGGGAAACAACACCCTGCTGCTGGACTGGCTGCCCCAAAATGACCTCTTAGGACACCCAAAGACCAGAGTGTTTGTGGCTCATGGAGGCACCAATGGACTTCAAGAGGCCATCTACCACGGAGTTCCCATCGTCGGCATTCCTCTGATGTTTGACCAGGATGATAACCTGTTCAGGATGAGAGCGAGGGGCGTTGCCAAAGTGCTGGACATCAACACGTTACACAAAGACAACTTCCTGGAGGCGGTGAAGGAGGTGCTTCACCAGCCGTCCTACAGGGAGAACATGCAGGAGCTCTCCAGGCTGCACAGAGACCAGCCCCTGAAACCTCTGGACCGAGCCATGTTCTGGATCGAGTTTGTCATGAGACACAAGGGAGCAGCTCACTTAAAGACTGACTCCTACAAGATGTCTTGGATTCAGTACCACTCCATCGATGTAATCACACTGTTGCTAGTGTCAGTCACGCTGATGTCactgatttgcattttaacagTGAAATGTTTGTGGTGTAAAGTGTTtggtaagaagaaaaaaacccccaaataa
- the LOC121903787 gene encoding balbiani ring protein 6-like, producing the protein MNKSSRGDFEDSFTRLWSPGDIDTDRGRQEPEERRKRTMAQFQERGRRKEERERQVDEQKEREEQEKNDSGMERVKRILVKPWIFAKKEKETQVDKQKGREEPEELVELVELEELVELVELEELVELEELEEPEEPEEPEEPEEPEEPEEPEEPEEPEEPEEPEEPEEPEEPEEPEEPEEPEEPEEPEERRKRTMAQFQEWARRKEERERQAGKQIEREEQGESDSGMEEKGKGRAVKAWTLTKEESEIQEKWERRERKVREQEKRERKERERQEKEDRKQEERERKERERQEKEERKREKRERDELEKRAREERKREKRERKERERQEKED; encoded by the exons ATGAATAAATCCAGTCGTGGAGACTTTGAAGACTCCTTTACGAGACTTTGGTCTCCAGGAGATATCGACACGGACAGAGGAAGACAGGAGCCAGAGGAGCGAAGGAAGAGGACGATGGCCCAGTTCCAGGAGAGGGgcaggagaaaggaggagagggagagacaggtggatgaacagaaagaaagagaggagcaggagaagaaTGACAGTGGGATGGAGAGAGTGAAGAGGATACTGGTCAAGCCATGGATCTTTGcaaagaaggagaaggaaaCACAGGTGGATAaacagaaaggaagagaggagcCGGAGGAGCTAGTGGAGCTAGTGGAGCTAGAGGAGCTAGTGGAGCTAGTGGAGCTAGAGGAGCTAGTGGAGCTAGAGGAGCTAGAGGAGCCAGAGGAGCCAGAGGAGCCAGAAGAGCCAGAGGAGCCAGAAGAGCCAGAAGAGCCAGAGGAGCCAGAGGAGCCAGAGGAGCCAGAGGAGCCAGAAGAGCCAGAGGAGCCAGAGGAGCCAGAGGAGCCAGAAGAGCCAGAGGAGCCAGAGGAGCCAGAGGAGCCAGAGGAGCGAAGGAAGAGGACGATGGCGCAGTTCCAGGAGTGGGccaggagaaaggaggagagggaaagacagGCAGGTAAACAGATAGAAAGAGAGGAGCAGGGGGAGAGTGACAGTGGGATGGAGGAGAAAGGTAAGGGGAGAGCGGTCAAGGCATGGAccttgacaaaggaggagagTGAAATACAGGAGAAgtgggagaggagggaaaga aaggtgagggaacaagagaaaagggagaggaaggagagggaaaggcaggagaaggaggatagaaaacaagaggaaagggaaagaaaagagagggaaaggcaggagaaggaggaaagaaaacgagagaaaagggagagggACGAGTTAGAAAAGCGGgcgagggaggagagaaaacgagagaaaagggagaggaaggagagggaaagGCAGGAGAAGGAGGAT